The Methanomassiliicoccus sp. genomic sequence CTTGGTGCACGCGAATGTTCATCACTCTGTCCACCGGGGCTTGGAAGGACATCAGCTGGGAGGTGATGGCCCGCTTGTCCTTGGTGCCGGCGAAGCCGATGCCGTCCCGCGAAATCCCCAGCGCTTTGGACAGCTCGCGCACAAGTCGGTTCATCTCCCAGTTCTGGGCGGTGACCTTGGCGATGGTGAACTTGCCCCCCTCACTGCGCTCAGGGTAAGAGGAGATCTCCTCCACCAGGAAATCCTCGGGAGTACGCTTCAACCGCCCCCCGATGCCGGGAGTGTCAGAATAAAAGATCTCGAGGCCGATGACGGCCTCCCTGGAAGTGCAATCCAGCATGTCACTTGCTCTTCTCTAGTTTCTCCCGCGCTTCCTTGAACTCGTTGGAGATGGTCTTGGCGGCCCTCTTGAGCGCGGTCTGGGGCTTGCCGCTCTTGACCTTGACGTACAACACCGGGATGTCCAGGGTGGGATGTCCGGTGGTGTACTTGACCTCGTCCACGCCTTCGTCGGCCAGCAGCTCGCTGATGAGCGGCTGGATCAGGGTCATGTCGGCATCGCGGACCTGGACATGTATGGAGTCCTTATCCTTGTCAAGGAGCTGGAGTTGCATGTGGCGCTCAATACTCCAACTTATTATAAAGGTTTTCTTTCCGTCCGCGCCCCCGCTGGCGCATAGCCAGCGATATCTGGCCTGCAGCGCCACTGGGCCATCTTAACGGATGAAAAATAAATGGCCCCGCATCGGGGCCGGGACAGCCCTATTTCCACGACCATCCCTTGGACAGGAAATTACCGTCCTTATCGATGTTCACCTCATAAGCCACGGCCATCTTGTTGAGGTCCGCGAACTTGCCCGGCGGGTTGGAGTAACACAGCGCCCCCATATGGACCTGGCCTCCATCGGGCCGGGTGTACCCATTGCCGATACCGGTATATTTCCCAGCCTCCCCGTTGGCGGTGTTGAAGAACCCCCTTATCTGCCCATAGCCGGACCCATCCGGTCGGAACTGGGTGTCCCAGGAGAAGGTGCTGGAGAACTGCTCCCCCCTCATCATCCCTCCGACCATCGCCGTGTACTCGGCATCACCGTTTTCCTTGATCCTCATACTCACTATCTTGCCCTTGCACTCGTATACCAGATCCCCTATCATCTCGCTCTCCTGTGCGGATCGTTCTCCGTACGGAGAACATTTTCTAGCTGGAGGGATTAATCTCTTTTGGTCGGCCTCTCCTCGCGATCTCAGCCCTCGACCTTTTTAAGCTGCTTGTTGTACATCTCCAGCAGCTCCTGGCTTGTTGTGGAGTCCCTGGGGCGCTTATCGTCGCGGAAGGTCCCGGTGAACCTGGGGAACCGGATGGCGAGGCCGGCGCCGTTGCGGATGCGGCCGTGGGCGCAGGTATGGATGGGGGAGATGCTCAGTTCTGCCCCCAGCACCTCGAGGACGAGCGAGGGCTCGAACCACACGTCAGCTTCCATCTTCGACTCGACCAGCGCGTGCCGCGACGGTTGCTTGAAGCGGTCCAATTTCTCCGGCAGGAGAGCCAAGGTAGCATCGTCGAACCCGCTGCCCAGCTTGCACGCGGTCTCGAACCGGTCCTCGTCCGGGTTGTAGGTTGCCATGAGAAGGGCGCCATAAACGCCGCCACGCTTCCCCCGACCATGGAACGCCCCGACCGCCACCAGGTCGACGGTATCGTTCATCTCCGACCGGTACTCCTTCTTGTACTTGATCCACAGGTAACCTCGCGAACCGGCACGATACACTGAATCGTCGTTTATGGACTTGGCCATGAGGCCCTCGCACCCGGCATTCAGGGCCTCGATGAAGAACTCCTGGGCCTTGGAAGGACTGTCAAGCACCCTCGCCTCGGACAGCCGGACGTTCTCGGTGACCTTGATGCACCGGGTCAGAGCGGTCCGCCGGTCCGGAAGGGGCTCCCTGGTCAGGTCCTGCCCCTCGAGGTACAGGCAGTCGAAGAGGTGCAGGCGGACGGGGTACTCTTCGATGGCCTCGGTGAGGCCGTGCTTCCTTCCCCGGCGGTGGGAAACCTCCTGGAACGGCAGCATCTCCCCGGTGTTGATGTCCACCGGGACGCACTCGCCCTCTAGTATCGCGGTCCTGCCGGTGAACGCCTCCCTCAGCGCCTTGATTACGTCCGGGAACTGCCCAGTGAGGTCCTCCAGCCTCCTGGAGTACAATGTGATCTTGCCATCGGTGATGTGCGCCTGGACCCTCAGGCCGTCGTACTTGTACTCGAACATGGCCCGGCCCCCCATCTTCTCCAGGATCTCCTCCGGGGACGGCAACCGCTCGGCGAGCATGGCACGGATGGGGTTGCCGACCATGACGTGGAGGTCCTTGAGCCCGGCGATGCCTTTCTGGCACAGGGTCTCGCCCACCAGCCCAAGGTCGGAGGTGATGTTGAACGCCCTCTCCACCTCGGCCTTCTCTGCCTTGGTGGCAAAGGCCTTGGCCAGGGAGTCGATCACTGTCTGCGAGGCCACGCCCAGGCGCATGCGGCCGGTGACGATGCGGGCGATGTAGCGAGCCTCGGTGGGTTTGGCGTCATGGAGTATATCGGCCAAGCACCGCATCTTGCTCTCCTGGGATCCGCTGCCTTCAAGGCGGGCGACGCGCAGCAGCGCGTCGTACACTCGGTCCAGGGTGAGGGGTTCGGAGAACAAGGTGGTCTGTTTCTTGGTCTCGAACACCTTCTCGGTGACCGTTCCGGGGTCCCCTTCCGTCGCCCATAGCTTGCGCACCATGGTCTCGTTGGCCCCGGTGGCGGAGAGCAGGGTTCGAAGGTAGAGCTTGTCGGCCATGCCCAGCTTCTCCGGGTAGAAGTCCGGGACGATGTTCCCCTGGGTCATGTACACGATCGGCCGGATGTGAGCGCAGTCGGTTTTCCGGAAGAGATCGGCCAGGATGTCCGTCATCGCCAATCGGGAGGAGGTCGATTCGAGCGCCTGGTAGACCTTCACCAGATCCTGGTAGAGCATGCCCATCACAACATCTTGTCACATATAAATTGCATGCCGGCCTACTCTGGGGGGAAGTCGACGAGGCTGGTCTGTCCCTGCTTCTCGACCTTATTGGGCTTGGCGGTCTTGGCGCTCTCGCGGTCCCACTGCTGCTTGAGCGTGTGAAGGCGCTTGCGCATCTCCCGCTCCTTCTTCTCGCTCGCATTCAGGGACGCTTCGTCCCTCGTACCAGCGGTGACAAGGACCACGACCCTTCCGGCGCGCGAACGTCCCGTGCGGCCCCGACGCTGGATCGACCTTATCTCCGACGGCACCGGTTCGTAGAAGATCACGAGGTCGGTGTTGGCGACGTCGAGCCCCTCTTCGCCCACCGAGGTCGCTACCACGACATTGTAGTCGCCATCGCGGAAGCCCTGCAACACTCCGATCTGCTCCTTCTGCTTCAGTCCCTTCCCGTTGATTCGACCGGACTGGCCGATGAGCTTCGTGACCCTGGCGCCGTCGACGCGCGCCAGCAAATTGGTCACCATGTCGCAGGTGTCGCGGTACTGCGTGAAAACGAGTACCCGGGAATCTGGTTTGACCTGCAGCTGGTTGCTGACGATCCCCATGACCCTAGAGATCTTGGGATGCTCCATGTGCAGTGATGACAGCATGCGGATGACATCTTCAAACTCGTCCGAGGCCACAATGGCACGGGAAGCCTTCGATCCGTTGTCCGACGAGGCCTCGGCCTTCAGCTTCTCAAGGTACGAGGTCAGCGCCGTCACTCCCTGGGTCTCGGCGAGCTCGAGGGCGTGCCCGACCTTGATGGCCCGGGCCTGCACCGAGAGCGCATTGTACAGCGTGTGGCTCTTCTCTCCCTTGTTGAGCCGCTGCTGGACCATGTGTTGCACCTCGAGAAGATACTTGACAGAGGGCGGCCGGGCGGCGTTCATGGCCCCCATGCTGACCAGCTCCTGGATGTAGCGATTGTACAGTTTTCGCAGGACGTCGGCCACCTTGCGCATCCCCACCGGCACCTCGACCTCCACCCAGTCGACGTGGATGTCGTGC encodes the following:
- a CDS encoding RpoL/Rpb11 RNA polymerase subunit family protein; this encodes MQLQLLDKDKDSIHVQVRDADMTLIQPLISELLADEGVDEVKYTTGHPTLDIPVLYVKVKSGKPQTALKRAAKTISNEFKEAREKLEKSK
- a CDS encoding helicase-related protein, which translates into the protein MFVDHPLILKDSIELREYQRTLADASLRASTLVVLPTGMGKTVVALLVTAEVLARKKGKVLLLAPTKPLVEQHALFLRDKIVGKRVTVLTGEVDPEEREAEWVQSDIIASTPQVIANDLRTERISLRDVRLIIFDEAHRGVGNYAYVPIAQEFMGHNGLVLGMTASPGSSMAKIKEVCSNLGIENIEVRSEADPDVANYVHDIHVDWVEVEVPVGMRKVADVLRKLYNRYIQELVSMGAMNAARPPSVKYLLEVQHMVQQRLNKGEKSHTLYNALSVQARAIKVGHALELAETQGVTALTSYLEKLKAEASSDNGSKASRAIVASDEFEDVIRMLSSLHMEHPKISRVMGIVSNQLQVKPDSRVLVFTQYRDTCDMVTNLLARVDGARVTKLIGQSGRINGKGLKQKEQIGVLQGFRDGDYNVVVATSVGEEGLDVANTDLVIFYEPVPSEIRSIQRRGRTGRSRAGRVVVLVTAGTRDEASLNASEKKEREMRKRLHTLKQQWDRESAKTAKPNKVEKQGQTSLVDFPPE
- a CDS encoding ATP-dependent DNA ligase, with protein sequence MLYQDLVKVYQALESTSSRLAMTDILADLFRKTDCAHIRPIVYMTQGNIVPDFYPEKLGMADKLYLRTLLSATGANETMVRKLWATEGDPGTVTEKVFETKKQTTLFSEPLTLDRVYDALLRVARLEGSGSQESKMRCLADILHDAKPTEARYIARIVTGRMRLGVASQTVIDSLAKAFATKAEKAEVERAFNITSDLGLVGETLCQKGIAGLKDLHVMVGNPIRAMLAERLPSPEEILEKMGGRAMFEYKYDGLRVQAHITDGKITLYSRRLEDLTGQFPDVIKALREAFTGRTAILEGECVPVDINTGEMLPFQEVSHRRGRKHGLTEAIEEYPVRLHLFDCLYLEGQDLTREPLPDRRTALTRCIKVTENVRLSEARVLDSPSKAQEFFIEALNAGCEGLMAKSINDDSVYRAGSRGYLWIKYKKEYRSEMNDTVDLVAVGAFHGRGKRGGVYGALLMATYNPDEDRFETACKLGSGFDDATLALLPEKLDRFKQPSRHALVESKMEADVWFEPSLVLEVLGAELSISPIHTCAHGRIRNGAGLAIRFPRFTGTFRDDKRPRDSTTSQELLEMYNKQLKKVEG